ctctcaagtgctgagattaaaggcgtgtgcccccacatcCAGCCTTAGAAGCTAATGTTGACTAAAAACTAAATGcattagctgggcgtggtcgcgcacgcctttaatcccagcactagggaagcagaggtagaaggatcatccgagagttcgaggccaccctgagactccatagtgaattccaggtcagcctgaaccagagtgaggccctatctcaaaaaaacaaaaataataaataaataaatgcattgatGGGGCTATCTAATTCGAAAATAGCCTGAGCTGTTGCAGGCTCCAACCCAGCCTAACTTCAAAAGATCCTTTCTTAAAAACATTGCAATGGTGAGCATTTCTTTTCAATGGACCACCATCCTTGGATGAGGCCCACCACGCGTGAGAATCACTGTTTTTTCTTGAATGGTTACAGATGTTGAAAAGAGTTTTCAACCTTGCTGGTAGAGTTAGATGTGAAGAATGTTCCCCGTAGGCACATGAGGTGTGATTTGGGGATATTGTGAAACTTTCGGAACCTGGGCCCTATCTGGCAGATTATAGGGCAGTAGAGATGGAGCTGGAGGAACATAACCAGCCCGGCTTCCTGCCTGAGCTCCCTAGTACCCAGTCTATGGAAGATATAACAGGTCGAACCCACCACCACAGGCCGAGTCCCATACCTCCTCCACCATGAAACTGTGAGCAAAAACTCATTCTTCTTTCTATAAATTGTTTCTCTTCACCTAATTTATGATCGTGCCAAGAACTACAACTAATGCCCTCACTACACCATGCCATTTCTTCCCAAATATTGAAGGAGCTATTCTCCCTCACGATGACAGTTCCGTGGGACGTGGAATCCTGTCATTCAGACCCGACCCACCACCATGGAATATAAAATTTTCCACTGATTTTGTTTGTtcttactctgcagcccaggctggtgttCTAGCCTGCTTGaagcgggcgggggggggggggggggggaggagaggggggatGAGCACCCTGTGAAGAGTTACTGAAGCGCTGGATAATAGAAAGAAGCAGCTACAAAGACCCTGAGGCCCTGGAGGGACTCTTCCCCATCTTAAGACAGTGTCATGACGAGGAAACACTGACCAAATGATAAAGACTGCTGACTGTAAATCCCAAGGAAATCTTGCTAAGAAAAGGAGGTTGACTACAActgaacacattttattttacaatcaattttaaaaaaaaaagaagcagaaattatctgaaaaagaagtacagggctggagagatgggttagaggttaaggtacttgcctgtgaagcctaaggatccatgttcaactctccagatatcatgtaaaccagacgcactaaggtgaggcaagtgcaaggtggtacatgaccactaggtggcagaagtgtctgACATTCAATTCAATGGGATCATTAGAGTGGTTTCAAGAATAGGGAAATTAGCCAGGAAattagcacacgcctttaatcccagcaccaggaggcagaggtaggaggatcatggtgagttcgaggccaccctgagactacatagagaattccaggtcagcctgagctaaagtgagaccctaccttggggaaaaaaaaagaaaaagaaaagaatggggaaATTACCcaagcatgatggctcacacttgtaattctAACACTGAGAAGGGCTGCACAGGGAGGATTACTACAaagttgagaccagcctggactacatagtaaattacaggccagcctgggctgcagagtaagaACAAACAAAATCAGTGGAAAATTTTATATCAACcccaaaagatagagagagagagacaggagaaacaaacagaaacgatgggcacaccagcctccagcctctgcaaactccagatgcatgtaccaccttgtgcatctggctctacatgggtattgaggaatcgaacctgggttgataggctttgcaggcaagtgtcttaaccactaagcaatctttccagcccctccaccttGTTTTAAAACAGGTTCTATCATTCATCTAGAACTTACCAACTgctctagactagctagctagcagatcgcagggaccctcctgtcttcaccttgccagcactagggttacaggtgcatgccgAACGACCCAGCATTTTCACATAggtccaggtcctcatgctggcttCGCACTTGATCACCTGAGCTCGCTCTTCAGTCCTAACGTGAGCTGGACATTCTTATTTTGCACCATGCCGTGTGACTAGAAATCTACTCTGCTTCCTACTTACATAGTCGCAGTACTTAAAGCAATAGTTGGAATTTTTTTCTGCAAAGCACTTGACAGCAAATATTTAAGCTTTGCAAACGCTACAGTCTCTGTTGCAACCATGCAAATGTGCCATTGTATCTCAGAGTCAGTCACAGggaaaatgtaaacaaatgagCATGACAGTGGCCCAGAAaacactactactactactaacacacacacacacacacacacacacacaaacaggcagCAAGCTATAGTTTGCCAAGCCCTGATTCAAAGCATAATTAGGACTACGAATGTGCCAAGTTTTCTGTTGCTCACTGGTAAAGAAAACAATTTGGCTAATGATAGCTTCCCAAACACACAAGCTTAGTAGCAAGCAGGAGTAAAACGACCTCTAAACAGAGCATTTATGCTAGGGTGTGAAGACACAATAGAGATCGTTCTAGCTCTCTATCATTGCACAGAAACATGGCCTCCGAAGGCCAAGTAATGCAGGGCTAGATCTATTTGGTATGAGTATCAAGTAACACATTTCATGGGTAATGACAAGGAAGAAGTATGAGAACTCCTAAGTATTAATGACAGTGAAAGCCAATACCTTTAactgccaataataataataataataataataatttaaaaagactatTTCACTGAGCTTCCTGGAAAAGAACAAAATGGCTCACTTTGAAGTACAACCAATATAGCTTCACAAATCCTTGACCAATCCACCAGACTGatctctaaacacttatgttcttgcccatattttttgtttttgtttttgtttttgtttttcgaggcagggtctcactctggctcaggctgacctggaattcactatgtagtctcagggtggcctcgaactcacggcgatcctcctacctctgcctcccgagtgctgggattaaaggcgtgcgccaccacgcccggctcttgcccatatattaatgatactctcgctgtgggttagagaagcttctctttgcagatggtggtgaccactgggacaaATCAAAACTGGCCAaagggctgagaagtgacagtggggtgttcagcactaagtgtgacatctctatcacacctttcaaggctcagggaccattgcagaagtggtagaaaggatggaaaaggaggactgcttataatgctgcCATCCGGACACAAAACGGCCTTGATATTCGTGACCTCAccgtggctgatgctacctacacaggaccttcataatgggaggaaaaaaatgtgatgacatcaaaacagaaggagagtctagatagaaagaaggagggattcaATGATGAAAGGGAATTATGATTTTGGTAtactgtctatatttatggaagttgtcaataaatattttaaaaatccttagcCAAATACAAGGTTATCATAATGACTTTGTAAGAAGAACTCGGTGAAGCAGCCAGAGAAAAGGAAGGTTATTCCCACCCAACCAGCCTGGACCAGCTTAATCGGACCTGCCAGCCAAAAGTGTAGGGGAGATCACACTCAGATACCTCTAAGTCATGGAAAGTCCACTTTgaattttttcacttttaaatccTAGCCATCCTTTGTTGTCTAGCTAGACTTCCACAGCAAGTCCCCCTCCCGAAGCTTACCTGGAAGGCGTTGAGCGAGGCGAAAATGATGTGGACTACCAGGGGTGAGTCTTCTATAAGGGTGGCTACTCCAAAGCCCCAGGTCAGGCCCAGCAGCGGAGTGAGGATGGCTACATTTTTGCTCATCCTGATGACTATGGCCATCTCCTGAGACTTGGAACTGCCAATAGAGGGTCTCTGCGTGTTGAAAGCAACCGCCAGGACTACAAGGAGATTCACAGCCACGACGACCAAGGCCGGGATCACAAATGCGAAAAGAGCTCTGGTTTTGCCCCAGTTGAGCCAGCAGGCGTCAGTCCTTACATAACCCTTCTCGGGCTCCGTGACAGCGACGGTGGTGATGGCGATCGCCAGTGGGCACCCATAGCCGACGATGAACCCAATGGCCATCATATGAGACTTCAGCATCCTGCCAAAAACGACCAGGATCCCATAGATGATGAGCAATGCCTTGAAGAGCATCCAGAAGAAAAGGGAGAGGTAGAAGACGTGACTGAAGAATGTCACGGCGACGCACCAGTGGCCCTGAGCCCTGATGTCATTGTCCCAGCCTATAATGAACCACACGTTTGCCATCAGGAGGGACACGGCTATGTTCACGATGCACACGTGTCGCATGTAGGATATCTCCGTCACCACCACTCGGGACCAGACTGTGGCTTCAATGATCAGGCAAATGAGCAAACTGAGAATGGAGACGCTGAGCCCGATGCAAGTGATGTAGCTCAGGACTGCGTCCCTCATGGATCTGGGGGACATGAGGATGGAGAAGGACATCACTGCGTTGGAACGATTGCAGTGGCACCTCACCATGCCTCCAGCGTCCGATGTCATTTTACACGCATGCACGTCCCACCTTCTTTGCTTGGAGTGCCAGCCAACACACTGGGCGTTGGCGTTCTGGGATTTATTGATTTTTTCGAAGGTGAGTATGACTTCGTTCAGGCTTTCTGGCAaaaccactgagaggatcagtccGTTTATGGGTTTAGAAAGACTCAGATTCGACCAGTGGGCCTCTCTCAGCACAGCCCCTAGGGTCGGAAAGGCTATGCCAATGGCTTGGGATGCACTTGGGGACAACTTCTGTAGCTCTTGTCTGGGGATTTCCACCAGTCCCAGAATGCCATGTGTGGCATTACTCCTGCTCATGGAAAAACGGAAGCTCTTCTCGGAGGCGTTGTGATAGATGTGAGAGCCTTTGGTCTCAATGAAGAGCTCCTTCACAGTGTTCTCAGAGTCACCTTGGATATGGAGTTTCCTGGCAAATGAGTTCACTGACTCCAAAAAATCTGAGCTGGCATTTGGGTCTCGAATGAAAGCCCAGTTGGAAATGGCTGTGGTGTTAAGGATGTGGTTGGCCACTTCGCTATAACTCTGCGGTAGAGACAAGCACATTATTGGACAAAACCAACTTCCAGTGTATGAAATCTCTCGTGATATAATTGCAttgtctaattttttattttatttatttatttaggttttttgaggtagagtctcactttacctcaggctgacctggaattatctatgcaatctcaggatagcctagaactcacagtgatcctcctacctctgcctcccaagtgctgggattaaaggcatgcatcaccacacccagtaatTGTCTAATCTTATTTGACACATTTCTCTTCAATCCCCCACCTATTACAAGCTCACCTTAGCAAAACCACACACTGGGAAGACTATATATAGATACaaatatgaatatacatataaaaatgtgatttggggatggagagatggctcagggataaaggtacttttttgcaaagccggttggcccaggttcaattctctagtacccacataaagccagtgcacaaaagtgggccatgcatctggagttcatttgcagagaggcaggaggccctggtgttcccatattcactct
Above is a window of Jaculus jaculus isolate mJacJac1 chromosome 8, mJacJac1.mat.Y.cur, whole genome shotgun sequence DNA encoding:
- the Adgrf4 gene encoding adhesion G protein-coupled receptor F4; translation: MKPQLTMVCCFVCFLATECFYHRPKIHINNGLKFQVLEEKPKAGWIQEKCHGSCVSSSNCTQPCAKHFRGEIGFICNQKKWQKSTETCTSLSVDALFKDVNDASSLSLAASSFPLIMPNFPAPDPIADVAQGIRLHCPLDYACILDAVKSSEVTSGNIAFIVQLLKNISAELSDAVTQEKMKSYSEVANHILNTTAISNWAFIRDPNASSDFLESVNSFARKLHIQGDSENTVKELFIETKGSHIYHNASEKSFRFSMSRSNATHGILGLVEIPRQELQKLSPSASQAIGIAFPTLGAVLREAHWSNLSLSKPINGLILSVVLPESLNEVILTFEKINKSQNANAQCVGWHSKQRRWDVHACKMTSDAGGMVRCHCNRSNAVMSFSILMSPRSMRDAVLSYITCIGLSVSILSLLICLIIEATVWSRVVVTEISYMRHVCIVNIAVSLLMANVWFIIGWDNDIRAQGHWCVAVTFFSHVFYLSLFFWMLFKALLIIYGILVVFGRMLKSHMMAIGFIVGYGCPLAIAITTVAVTEPEKGYVRTDACWLNWGKTRALFAFVIPALVVVAVNLLVVLAVAFNTQRPSIGSSKSQEMAIVIRMSKNVAILTPLLGLTWGFGVATLIEDSPLVVHIIFASLNAFQGFFILLFGTIMDHKTRDALRARMSSLKGKSRAVENASLSPTNGSRLMNR